CGCGGACGATCAGTTCGGTTGCCAGCCGTTCCGATCGCATGTCGCCGGTCGCCTTCGTATCGAGCAATTTCGAAACGAGCAGGCGTCCGGCGCGCGCCGTGTCCTGGTTGATCGTGGTCAGCGCCGGCCGGCTATAGCGGGCGAATGGCACGTCGTCATAGCCGATCACCGACACCTGGCTGGGGACGTCGATGCCGGCGTGGAGCAGCGCCCGGATGGCGCCGAGCGCGATCAGATCGCTGGCGGCGACGATGCCGTCGAACGCGATGCCGCGGGCCAGCAGGGCGTCGACCGATGCTTCCGAGGATTCGACCGTGAAATGCGCCGGCACCAGCAGAGCAGGATCGTGGCTGATGCCAGACTGCTCCAGACCCTCGAGATAGCCGCGAACGCGCTGCTGAACCTCGGGAGCCTCGGTGTCGCCGAGAAAGACGATGTTCTTGCGGCCGAGCCGGGCAAGATGCAGCGTCGCCCGGCGGCCGCCGTTCAGATTGTCGGAGCCGACCGAGCAATAGGCTTGATCGGGCAGCTGCGCGCCCCAGACCACGAACCGGGTGTCGCTGCTCTGCGCCAGCAGATTGAGCGCCGGATGCAGCGAACTCTGGCCGAGGAAGATCACGCCATCGGCCCGGCTGGTTGTCATCGCCGCCGAAAGATCGTCGAAGCTGGTGGGTGCGAAATGGCTGACGATCAGGTCGCAGCCGCGGTCGCGCGCCGAATCGCTGATCCCGGCGAACAATTCGAGGAAGAAGGGATCGTCGAGCTGCCCTTCGCGGCCCTGCGGCCGCGGAACCACCAGCGCGATCGTGCCGGAGGCGCCGATCGGGCCTGCCGGCATGTAGCGCCTAAATGGGTAATCATGCTCGCGTGCGAGCTTCCAGATCAGCTGCTTGGTGCGATCGTTGACGGCCGGATGATCGTTGAGCGCCCGCGACGCCGTCGAAATCGAAACGCCCGCCAGCGCCGCGATGTCCTCCAAACGAGTGGAACCGCGGCTCACGCTGCAAACTTTGCTGCAAAACTTGCCATGTGCCGAATAGGACAGCGAACGGTGTTTTTAGCAAGCGCTTTTCAAAAGAGGATGAAGGGATGAGGATGCTGATCGCCCTGCTTGCGGCGCTGATCGCAATGCCGGCTCTTGCCGCGCCAGAAACGGTGT
The nucleotide sequence above comes from Sphingosinicella sp. BN140058. Encoded proteins:
- a CDS encoding LacI family DNA-binding transcriptional regulator, with product MSRGSTRLEDIAALAGVSISTASRALNDHPAVNDRTKQLIWKLAREHDYPFRRYMPAGPIGASGTIALVVPRPQGREGQLDDPFFLELFAGISDSARDRGCDLIVSHFAPTSFDDLSAAMTTSRADGVIFLGQSSLHPALNLLAQSSDTRFVVWGAQLPDQAYCSVGSDNLNGGRRATLHLARLGRKNIVFLGDTEAPEVQQRVRGYLEGLEQSGISHDPALLVPAHFTVESSEASVDALLARGIAFDGIVAASDLIALGAIRALLHAGIDVPSQVSVIGYDDVPFARYSRPALTTINQDTARAGRLLVSKLLDTKATGDMRSERLATELIVRESCGG